GCGGCCCTGCCGTGCGCTGCGGCGCGCAGCGATCGACCAGCTCGTCGGCGAGGCGGCGGAGCGCGGAGGCGGCGAGGTAGTAGTCCCGCATGAACTGCTCGACGGCGAGACCCTCCGGATCCTTGTCGCGGTAGCCGAGGGCGTGGGCCACCTGCTCCTGCCAGTGGAAGGTGAGGTGATCCTCCTTGCGGCCGGCGAGGTAGTGGAGCTGGTTGCGGACCCGCCAGAGGAAATCGCGCGCCTCCTTGAGGCGCTCGACCTCGCGGGTGGGGAGCACGCCGCGGACGAGCAGGTCGGTGAGGCCTGCCGCCTTGAAGCGGGCCCGGGCCATCCACAGCGCCGCCTGCAGATCGCGCAGGGCGCCGGGCGATTGCTTGACGTTGGGCTCGAGGAGATGGACGGAGCCGCCGAACTTCTTCCGCCGCTGGCCGAGCTCGCCGATCTTCGCGTCGATGAGCTCGTCGACCTGCTTGGTGGTGAGATCGCGCAGCACCTTGCGCTCGAGCAGCGCGTAGGTGTCGCGGTCGCCGGCGACGTAGCGGCAGTCGAGGAGCGCGGTGCGCGCCGTGTGGTCCTCGGCGGCGATCTGCGCGCATTCCTCCGGCGTCCGGGCGGCGGCGCCGACCTCGAGCTTGCTGTCCCAGAGCGCGGTGAAGAAGGCCTCGGCGATGGGGCGGATCACCTGCTCCTCGACGTCCTGGTGCACGAGCAGCAGATCGATGTCCGAGTAGGGGGCGAGGTCCTTGCGGCCGTAGCCGCCGATGGCGGCCAGCGCGATGCCGGGGGGGTTGCCCCGCTCCGCCAGCACCGCGTCGAAGAGCGCGGTGACCACCTCGTCGAGGAGCTCGGAGGTGGCACGGACGATCTCCCTGCCGGAGGCGCCAGCGGCAGCGCGGGCGCGCAAGCCCTCGCGGCCCTCGTCGAGGTGGCGGCGGAGGGTTTCGATGCGGGCGTGGGGATCGGCGACGGAGCTGGCGTTCATGGCGACGCCACCCTAACAACGCCGGGGGCGGGCTGCACGCCTTCGCCGCGCCTGCTCAGAATACCCCGTTGGTGCCGGTGCCGGACGGGACCTTGCCGCTGGCGATCGCCTCGCGCTCGGCAATGAAACGCCGCACGCCCTCGGCGATGCTGCGGGCGGTCTCCTCCTGGTATTTCTCGGTGCGGAGGCGGTTCTCCTCGTCGGGGTTGGAGACGAAGGCGGTCTCCACCAGGATCGCCGGCATCTTCGCGCCGACGAGCACGAAGAAGAGGGCCTGCTTCACGCCGAGGTCGCGGATCTTCTGGCCCCAGGTGCGGCGCAGCCTGGTGACCATCTCGCCCTGCACCAGGCGGGCGAGGCGGACCGAGTCGTCGGTATTCGCCTTGGTGGCGAGGTCGGCGAGGATGAACTGCAGGTCGCCGATGCTCTTGCTCGACGACGCGTTCTCGCGGGCGGCGAGGCGCATCGCGTAGCGGTCGGAGTTGAGGTTGAGGGTGTAGGTCTCGATGCCGTAGGCCTTGCGGTTGGCGGCTGCGTTGATGTGCACCGAGATGAAGAGATCGGCGTGGTGCTCGTTGGCGAAGCGGGTGCGCTCCTCGAGCTCGAGGAAGACGTCCTTCTCCCTGGTGAGGAAGACCTCGAGCCCCATCGCCTCGAGCCGCTTCTTCAGCTTCCGGGAGATGGAGAGGGCGAGGTCCTTCTCCCGGGTGCCGCGCTTGCCGATGGCGCCGGTGTCCTTCCCGCCGTGGCCGGGATCGATCACCACGCGCTTCACCTTGAGGCCGGCGACGAGGGAGAGCGGGATCTCGCCGCCGGTGGCGTCCTCGAGGGCGGCGAGGCGGTCGCGGTCGAGCTTCTTCTCGGCGGGCTTCTGCTCGATGCGCTTCGCCTCGGCGGGCCTGGGCTCGGTGCGCTTCTCGGGCGCCGCCGGCTGCTCCGGCGGGGCGTCGCCGGTGCGGGCGAGGCGGTCCCGGCGGAGGTCCTCGGCCAGGGCCACGTCCTCGGGGCGGTTGGCGTCGGCGCCCTTCCCGTCCAGCGCGGCGAGGATGTCCACCGCGGAGGGAAGGTTGCCGCCGGCGATGGCCTCGGCCGCAGGGGCGGGTGCAGCGGCCTGCGCCGGGCTGCTGTCTCGCTTTTCGTCTCGCTTTTCCGCTGCTGCATGCTTCGCCGCGGGAGCGGCCTTCGCCTGCTGCGGCGCCGGCTTCTTCTCGGGCTGCTTCACCGCTGCGGCGACCCGCTTCTGCTCCTTCTTCGGCGCAGGCAGCGTCGCGCGGAGCGCCTTCGCCTCCGCCGCCCGATCGCCACGGGGCCAGGACGCGAGGAGCTTGTCCAGCGTCTGCCCGGCAGCGGCGGGATCCCGCTTCTGCTGCAGCTCCGCCGTGTGGAAGAGCGCGTCGTCCGCGAGGGCCGAGCGCGGGCAGGCATCGGCGAGCTTGCGGTAGCGCCGCATCGCCTCCTCGCGATCGTCCTGCAGATAGGAGATCTCGGAGACCTCGTGCCACGCCCGCCCGGCGTTGAAGAGCGCGCCGCAGCGATCGTCGCCGCGCAGCTTCTCCGCCCCGCGGTCGAGGCGCCGGATCACGTCCATCCAGTGGTGCCGGTAGGCCTTTCGCTTCTCGTCCTTGCGGAGCGCGAAGTAGTCGAGCCGGGCCTGCTGGTAGTCCTCCGCGACGCCTGCCAGGGCGGCGGCGGGCGGGGCGAGAAGCGCGAAGAGCAGGGAGAGGACGAGGGCACGCATGCTGGTACGCGACGCTCCCACAGGCGCTATCGGCCGGCAAAAAAGCGATAGCGGCGAGCCTGTGGGAAACGCCCGTCGTCCCCGGGCCGCGATCGGCCGCCCGGTAACCAGCGTGCCTCCCTCTCGTCTGGAGGGGCGAAGGAGCAAATAATCCTATGAGCAAGAACGCACTCTTCCTGGCCAGCACCCTGCTTCTCGCCGCCTGTGGCGGCGG
This region of Vulgatibacter sp. genomic DNA includes:
- a CDS encoding N-acetylmuramoyl-L-alanine amidase, which codes for MRALVLSLLFALLAPPAAALAGVAEDYQQARLDYFALRKDEKRKAYRHHWMDVIRRLDRGAEKLRGDDRCGALFNAGRAWHEVSEISYLQDDREEAMRRYRKLADACPRSALADDALFHTAELQQKRDPAAAGQTLDKLLASWPRGDRAAEAKALRATLPAPKKEQKRVAAAVKQPEKKPAPQQAKAAPAAKHAAAEKRDEKRDSSPAQAAAPAPAAEAIAGGNLPSAVDILAALDGKGADANRPEDVALAEDLRRDRLARTGDAPPEQPAAPEKRTEPRPAEAKRIEQKPAEKKLDRDRLAALEDATGGEIPLSLVAGLKVKRVVIDPGHGGKDTGAIGKRGTREKDLALSISRKLKKRLEAMGLEVFLTREKDVFLELEERTRFANEHHADLFISVHINAAANRKAYGIETYTLNLNSDRYAMRLAARENASSSKSIGDLQFILADLATKANTDDSVRLARLVQGEMVTRLRRTWGQKIRDLGVKQALFFVLVGAKMPAILVETAFVSNPDEENRLRTEKYQEETARSIAEGVRRFIAEREAIASGKVPSGTGTNGVF